The sequence below is a genomic window from Nitrospira sp..
GCGACAACACCGAACGCCCGGAGACCATCACCATCGGCACCAACGAACTCATCGGCACCGACCCAAGCAAGCTGCCGCCTGCCCTAGCGCGCTTGATGGCAGGGCAGTGGAAAAAAGGCGCGATCCCATCGAAATGGGACGGCAAGGCGGCAGCGCGGATCGTGGAGCATCTAGAGCAAGTGCTGGTCGCGAATTGAGGCGGCGGCAAGTGGGGTCTCGAGTCCATAACCTTGCTTGGCACCCGGCCACGGCGGCGGCGTCCACATCGGTCGCAAGGCAAGTGGGGTCTCGAGTCCATAACCTTGCTTGGCACAGAGGGGTATCATAGAGTAACACCATCCAGTGATAGTAATAATGAGAAGGAGCGATGACAAAGCCGATCGCGCGAAGAAAAGGCCAGGCGACCACTCCGAAGGACGTTCGGGATCGACTTGCTCTCCAGCCAGAGAATCGCTCGGGATTGGTGATCGATGAGAAACGTCGCAGGCAGGTCGTGTCGGTACGTATCGACGCGTCAGAGTTGGCGGGGATGCTCAAGGCCCCATTCCGGCCATTGAACGTTGGGAGCATGAACAGGGCCATCCGCAAACAAGAGGTTGGCCGGCGATGATTGCAATCGACATGTACGTCCTGTTCAGACGTGTGGATAGGACGATGTCGGTCAATCTTGCACGGCTATTCGAGTGGTCGAAGCACACTGCATGGAAGAAACCCAAAAAGAATTTGATCAAAAGGAGGACGCCATTGTGAGAACAGCCGATGCCACAGCGGAAGTGTTCATGACAGCATTTGAGTCCTTACCGAAGTCCGAGCGTGAAGCGATCATGCAGCGACTCTTCGCCAACCCGGCATTGACGGAAGATCTGATCGACGTGGCAACATGGTATGACCGGCGCGCAGAGCGGGCCATTCCGTATCAACGTGTTCGCCAACGACTCAAGAAGGCCGACCGTCTGTGACGTATCGACTTGTCATCAAGCCTTCGGCAAGCCGGGAGCTTGAGCGGCTGGAGGATCAGTGGCTTCGTCGGGCAGATGAAGCAATCCGAAAGTTAGCCGATAACCCATGGCCACATGGCGCAAAGAAACTCAGTGGCGTGCCGTTATACCGCATACGGGCAGGGACCTTTCGGATCGTGTACGAGGTGAATGACGCACAGCATCTGGTGACCGTCGTGACGATCGGTCACCGCCGAGAAGTCTACCGAAAATAATCGAGGCCTCGGGGCAGAATAGACCTCAAAGCAAAGGGGGTGTAACGAATACCCTCCGCGACAACACCGAACGCCCGGAGACCATCACCATCGGGACAAACGAACTCATCGGCACCGATCCGGGCAAACTGCCTCCCGCGCTGGCGCGATTGATGGCAGGGCAGTGGAAGAACGGCGTGATCCCTCCGAAGTGGGATGGCAAGGCGGCAGAAAGGGTCGGCCTATCTCCTGAACAGTTGCGGGGAGCGGTATGGACATCGAGACGATACAAGCGAAGGTGAGCGCCGGCGAGTATTTGTACAGTCGTCATGCGGATAACGAGCGCAAAATCGATCACTTGACCTTCAGGCAAGTCAAAGAAGCGATGCTGTCCGGTACAATGCTTGAGCAATACCCTGACACTGGCCGTGGCGAGACATGTCTGGTCGTGGGGGTATCCGGGAACACGCCGATACACGTGGTGTGCGGGTGGCATGGAGAGAAAATTGTGTTGGTGACCGTATATATTCCGAATCCACCGAAATTTACCGATCCCTGGACACGAGCGAGGTGACACGATGCACAAGGTACAATGCAATTATTGCGCAGGCGAGGCATTTGAGTCGCGGCAGGCG
It includes:
- a CDS encoding type II toxin-antitoxin system RelE/ParE family toxin: MTYRLVIKPSASRELERLEDQWLRRADEAIRKLADNPWPHGAKKLSGVPLYRIRAGTFRIVYEVNDAQHLVTVVTIGHRREVYRK
- a CDS encoding DUF4258 domain-containing protein, producing the protein MDIETIQAKVSAGEYLYSRHADNERKIDHLTFRQVKEAMLSGTMLEQYPDTGRGETCLVVGVSGNTPIHVVCGWHGEKIVLVTVYIPNPPKFTDPWTRAR